Proteins encoded in a region of the Mycobacterium branderi genome:
- a CDS encoding LysR family transcriptional regulator — MSDIAVPDLRRLSHFVAVVEAAGFTRAAENLHLSQQALSSSVQQLEREIGASLLVRAGRRISLTPAGQTLLDEGRALLAAAKTVAHHTRAAASSQPDEFVVGHSPAISNGEVYRLLQPAIAASPMTSFTVVQLFPDRLVSGVQDGTVHLGLRRGVVPQERLASSVARYDTLRVAVRSDHPLAARTHIPIADLADESIVLWAPPGTSYYSDFLVNVCRRAGFEPQYRVSRVQGCPPEVAPLTDDAVAFVTSPPGPAIGGAVTVVDIDGPVLVPLQALWQPHTSSAVRDLILG, encoded by the coding sequence ATGTCGGACATCGCGGTTCCCGACCTCCGTCGCCTGAGTCATTTCGTCGCGGTGGTGGAAGCGGCGGGATTCACCCGGGCGGCTGAGAACCTGCACTTGTCTCAGCAGGCACTCAGTAGTTCGGTGCAACAACTGGAACGGGAGATCGGCGCGTCGCTGCTGGTGCGGGCCGGCCGCCGGATTTCGCTGACACCTGCCGGCCAAACACTGCTCGACGAGGGACGCGCGCTGCTTGCCGCGGCAAAGACCGTCGCCCACCACACTCGCGCCGCAGCCAGCTCCCAGCCCGACGAGTTCGTCGTCGGCCATTCCCCCGCCATCAGCAACGGCGAGGTGTATCGACTGCTGCAACCGGCGATCGCGGCGTCGCCCATGACGTCCTTCACCGTGGTGCAACTCTTTCCGGACCGGCTGGTGAGCGGAGTGCAAGACGGCACGGTCCATCTCGGATTGCGCCGCGGCGTGGTTCCGCAAGAGCGGCTGGCCAGCTCAGTTGCCCGCTACGACACACTTCGCGTCGCGGTGCGCAGCGATCATCCACTCGCCGCGCGCACGCATATCCCGATCGCTGATCTTGCCGACGAGAGCATCGTGCTGTGGGCACCGCCCGGGACGTCGTACTACAGCGATTTCCTGGTAAACGTCTGTCGCCGAGCGGGTTTCGAACCTCAATACCGGGTCAGCCGGGTGCAGGGCTGCCCGCCGGAGGTGGCGCCGCTGACCGACGACGCCGTCGCGTTCGTCACCTCTCCACCGGGACCGGCGATCGGCGGCGCGGTCACCGTCGTCGACATCGACGGGCCGGTCCTGGTGCCGCTGCAGGCGTTGTGGCAGCCGCATACCAGCTCGGCGGTGCGGGATCTGATTCTGGGCTAG
- a CDS encoding FAD-dependent monooxygenase — MDVTRVPVLIVGAGAAGLTTSALLAKHGVPSLLVEKRREVFIYPKARNLSFRSLEILRGLGLADQVHAVADGVSDMIAKPALNSTEQWQAMDVDAIFAPFDGLSPEPSGQYCPQSEFEPMLLAHIRGNGSQVRYGTELCSFEQNDSGVTVVVRDRDSGASETVRADYLVAADGVHSPIRDALGVPTSGYGALPIYVVFIYFRGPWRRFVPQLGDGDAVQVRNADVEGIFLPVRDDFGMFITTYFPDKGETAAQFTADRCREMLTKAIGEQIDIEVVDVASWQPYERVADQFQSGRVFLVGDSAHTMPPFKAGGANTAMQSAHNLAWKLAAVLDGTADPALLATYHAERHPVGRFNARQSLTGPALAFLKLDDSRPQIPPEEEAPMFALLLGYQYRSTAVVSDEPAYSDIALVDELRGQPGTRVPHAWVVDAGKRVSTLDLLGPGFTLLTGDDGASWSDAATSASKALGVPISLRRIGTGVDVDGTWSAATGLASDGALLVRPDDFVAWRADALPQSPEDDLSQVMCQILGRTQ; from the coding sequence ATGGACGTCACGCGTGTTCCGGTTCTGATCGTCGGCGCTGGCGCGGCCGGTCTGACCACGTCGGCCCTGCTCGCCAAGCATGGAGTGCCGTCCTTGCTAGTTGAGAAGCGTCGTGAGGTGTTCATCTATCCGAAGGCGCGCAACCTGAGCTTCCGCAGTCTGGAAATCCTGCGCGGCCTCGGCCTGGCGGACCAGGTCCACGCGGTGGCCGACGGTGTCTCGGACATGATCGCCAAGCCGGCGCTGAACAGCACCGAACAGTGGCAAGCGATGGACGTCGACGCGATCTTCGCGCCTTTCGACGGGCTGAGCCCGGAGCCGTCCGGGCAATATTGTCCCCAGAGTGAATTCGAGCCGATGCTGCTTGCGCACATCCGCGGGAACGGCAGCCAGGTGCGCTACGGCACCGAGTTGTGCTCGTTCGAACAGAACGACAGTGGCGTGACAGTCGTTGTGCGCGACCGGGATTCGGGGGCTTCGGAGACGGTGCGTGCCGACTATCTGGTTGCCGCCGACGGGGTGCACAGCCCGATCCGCGACGCGCTTGGTGTGCCGACCTCCGGCTACGGCGCACTGCCGATTTACGTCGTCTTCATCTACTTCCGGGGGCCCTGGCGCAGGTTCGTCCCACAGCTCGGCGACGGCGACGCCGTACAAGTCCGAAACGCCGACGTGGAAGGCATATTTCTGCCGGTCCGCGACGACTTCGGCATGTTCATCACCACCTACTTTCCCGACAAAGGCGAGACGGCAGCACAATTCACCGCGGATCGCTGCCGCGAGATGCTCACCAAGGCGATAGGTGAGCAGATCGATATCGAGGTCGTCGATGTGGCGTCATGGCAACCCTATGAGCGGGTGGCCGACCAATTCCAAAGCGGCCGAGTCTTTCTCGTCGGTGACTCGGCCCACACCATGCCGCCGTTCAAGGCCGGGGGCGCCAACACGGCAATGCAGAGCGCCCACAACCTGGCCTGGAAGCTGGCCGCGGTCTTGGACGGTACCGCCGATCCCGCGTTACTGGCCACCTACCACGCCGAGCGACACCCGGTAGGCCGGTTCAACGCGCGCCAATCGCTGACGGGGCCGGCCCTGGCGTTCCTGAAGTTGGATGACAGCCGGCCGCAGATACCACCGGAGGAAGAGGCGCCGATGTTCGCGCTACTCTTAGGCTACCAATACCGCTCGACCGCTGTAGTTTCCGACGAACCGGCGTATTCCGACATCGCCTTGGTCGACGAGCTGCGCGGGCAACCCGGCACCCGAGTCCCGCACGCCTGGGTCGTCGACGCCGGAAAGCGCGTCTCGACCCTCGACCTGCTCGGCCCCGGATTCACGCTGCTCACCGGAGACGACGGTGCCTCATGGTCCGACGCCGCGACCTCCGCCTCGAAAGCCCTGGGCGTCCCAATCAGCTTGCGGCGCATCGGGACTGGGGTCGACGTCGACGGCACATGGTCTGCCGCCACCGGCCTGGCGTCCGACGGGGCATTGCTGGTGCGTCCCGACGACTTCGTCGCCTGGCGCGCCGACGCCCTACCGCAATCGCCGGAAGACGACCTCAGTCAGGTGATGTGTCAGATCCTCGGCCGGACGCAGTGA
- a CDS encoding ACP S-malonyltransferase, with protein sequence MIALLAPGQGSQTPGMLSPWLELPGAADQLAAWSTASGLDLARLGTTASAEEITDTAITQPLVVAATLLAHQKLTRRGLLTGTATVVAGHSVGEIAAYAIAGVISADDAVSLAATRGAEMAKACADEPTGMSAVLGGDEAEVLGRLEQLDLVAANRNAAGQIVAAGRLDALQKLAEDPPAKARVRPLATAGAFHTEFMSSALDGYAAAAAKITPAEPTTTLLSNRDGAPVSSGTDAMEKLVAQLTRPVRWDLCTETMRQRNVTAIVEFPPAGALAGIAKRELRGVPTHAVKSPADLDGLTEL encoded by the coding sequence GTGATTGCGTTGCTTGCCCCCGGACAGGGATCGCAGACTCCCGGAATGCTGTCGCCGTGGCTGGAGTTGCCCGGCGCGGCGGACCAGCTTGCCGCATGGTCGACGGCCAGCGGCCTGGACCTTGCCCGCTTGGGCACCACCGCCTCGGCCGAGGAGATCACCGACACCGCGATCACCCAGCCGCTGGTCGTGGCGGCCACCCTGCTGGCCCACCAGAAGCTCACCCGGCGCGGCTTGTTGACCGGCACCGCCACCGTTGTGGCCGGCCACTCCGTCGGCGAGATCGCGGCCTACGCGATCGCCGGCGTGATCTCGGCTGATGACGCCGTCTCGCTGGCCGCCACCCGCGGCGCGGAGATGGCCAAGGCCTGCGCCGACGAGCCGACGGGCATGTCGGCGGTGCTGGGCGGTGACGAGGCCGAGGTGTTGGGCAGGCTCGAGCAGCTCGACCTGGTCGCCGCCAACCGCAACGCCGCCGGCCAGATCGTCGCCGCCGGCCGCCTGGACGCGCTGCAGAAGCTGGCCGAAGACCCGCCGGCCAAGGCCCGGGTGCGCCCGCTGGCCACCGCCGGCGCCTTCCACACCGAGTTCATGAGTTCGGCGCTCGACGGCTATGCGGCGGCGGCGGCGAAGATCACGCCGGCCGAGCCCACCACGACGTTGCTGTCGAACCGCGACGGAGCACCGGTATCGTCGGGCACCGACGCGATGGAGAAACTCGTCGCGCAGCTGACCCGCCCGGTGCGCTGGGATCTGTGCACGGAGACCATGCGTCAGCGCAATGTCACCGCGATCGTCGAGTTCCCGCCCGCGGGCGCTCTCGCGGGCATCGCCAAGCGCGAACTTCGTGGGGTCCCGACGCACGCCGTCAAATCCCCCGCAGACCTGGACGGGTTGACAGAGCTGTAA
- a CDS encoding SGNH/GDSL hydrolase family protein yields MGSSTTASRGTYKWIDELANRPQNSRFRFVNLGVGGDLSFNTVRRLHRVISLQPDRVIVLIGTNDILASVFPGFRRFVRVVKRVSEEPTSGRFEENLDVIVSRLQADTLSSFAPVGEEPDSRDPVQRRLNELVAAYNAIVRKVASSQHADYIPFYEAFHNQLVRAGTAKPFTRFSFASFYRDYLLREMILRQNFDEIARINGWQFHIDGIHLNTPGGQILTDAVQKFLDA; encoded by the coding sequence GTGGGCTCGAGCACCACTGCGTCGAGAGGAACCTACAAATGGATCGACGAGTTGGCAAATCGGCCGCAGAATAGCCGATTTCGCTTCGTGAACCTCGGCGTGGGTGGGGACCTGTCTTTCAACACCGTTAGACGCCTGCACCGGGTGATCAGCCTGCAGCCGGATCGGGTGATCGTCCTCATTGGCACGAATGACATTCTGGCCAGCGTCTTTCCGGGTTTCAGGCGGTTCGTTCGCGTCGTCAAGCGGGTATCCGAAGAACCGACTTCGGGCAGGTTCGAAGAGAACCTCGACGTCATCGTGAGCAGGCTACAAGCTGATACGCTGAGTTCGTTTGCGCCGGTGGGAGAAGAGCCCGATTCGCGTGATCCTGTTCAGCGACGGCTCAACGAGCTGGTCGCCGCCTATAACGCGATCGTTCGCAAGGTCGCGTCGAGTCAACACGCCGATTACATCCCGTTCTACGAGGCTTTTCACAACCAACTCGTGCGGGCTGGGACAGCCAAGCCCTTTACCCGTTTCTCGTTCGCATCCTTCTACCGCGATTACCTGTTGCGCGAAATGATTCTGCGGCAAAACTTTGACGAGATCGCTCGCATCAACGGCTGGCAGTTCCACATTGACGGCATTCATCTGAACACCCCGGGCGGCCAAATCCTCACCGATGCCGTACAGAAGTTCTTGGACGCCTAG
- the acpM gene encoding meromycolate extension acyl carrier protein AcpM: MPVTQEEIIAGLAEIIEEVTGIEPSEITPEKSFVDDLDIDSLSMVEIAVQTEDKYGVKIPDEDLAGLRTVGDVVNYIQKLEEENPEAAAAIREKIEAENPDKVEAVRARLEAESK, translated from the coding sequence GTGCCCGTCACTCAGGAAGAAATCATCGCCGGTCTCGCCGAGATCATCGAAGAGGTCACCGGCATCGAGCCGTCCGAGATCACGCCGGAGAAGTCGTTCGTCGACGACCTGGACATCGACTCGCTGTCGATGGTCGAGATCGCGGTGCAGACCGAGGACAAGTACGGCGTCAAGATCCCCGACGAGGACCTCGCAGGCCTGCGCACCGTCGGTGACGTCGTCAACTACATCCAGAAGCTCGAGGAAGAGAACCCCGAGGCTGCCGCTGCCATCCGCGAAAAGATCGAGGCGGAGAACCCCGACAAGGTCGAGGCCGTCCGCGCCAGGCTGGAAGCAGAGAGCAAGTGA
- a CDS encoding acyl-CoA carboxylase subunit beta, with protein sequence MTIMAPEAVGESLDPRDPLLRLTTFFDDDSVELLHERDRSGVLAAAGTVNGVRTIAFCTDGTVMGGAMGIEGCTHIVNAYDTAIEEQSPIVGIWHSGGARLAEGVRALHAVGLVFEAMIRASGYIPQISVVVGFAAGGAAYGPALTDVIVMAPDSRVFVTGPDVVRSVTGEDVDMASLGGPNTHHKKSGVCHIVADDELDAYERGRRLVGLFCQQGHFDRAKAEAQDTDLHALLPESPRRAYDVHPIVTALLDDDVPFDEFQAKWAPSMVVGLGRLSGRTVGVLANNPLRLGGCLNSESAEKAARFVRLCDAFGIPLVVIVDVPGYLPGVDQEWGGVVRRGAKLLHAFGEATVPRVTLVTRKIYGGAYIAMNSRSLGATKVFAWPDAEVAVMGAKAAVGILHKKKLAAAPEHEREALHDKLAEEHERIAGGVDSAIDIGVVDEKIDPAHTRSKLTQALAEAPARRGRHKNIPL encoded by the coding sequence ATGACGATCATGGCCCCGGAGGCGGTTGGTGAGTCGCTCGATCCCCGCGATCCGCTACTACGCCTGACCACGTTCTTCGACGACGACAGCGTGGAGCTGTTGCACGAGCGTGACCGCTCCGGGGTGCTGGCCGCCGCGGGCACCGTCAACGGGGTGCGCACCATCGCGTTCTGCACCGACGGGACGGTGATGGGCGGTGCGATGGGCATCGAGGGGTGCACCCACATCGTCAACGCCTACGACACCGCCATCGAAGAGCAGAGCCCGATCGTCGGTATCTGGCACTCCGGCGGTGCCCGGCTGGCCGAGGGCGTGCGGGCGTTGCACGCGGTCGGCCTGGTGTTCGAGGCGATGATCCGGGCCTCCGGGTACATCCCACAGATCTCGGTGGTGGTCGGCTTCGCCGCCGGCGGCGCCGCCTACGGGCCGGCGCTGACCGACGTCATCGTGATGGCACCGGACAGCCGGGTCTTCGTCACCGGGCCGGACGTGGTGCGCAGCGTCACCGGCGAGGACGTCGACATGGCGTCGCTGGGTGGGCCCAACACCCACCACAAGAAGTCCGGGGTCTGCCACATCGTCGCCGACGACGAGCTCGACGCCTACGAGCGTGGTCGCCGGCTGGTCGGATTGTTCTGCCAGCAAGGGCATTTCGACCGCGCCAAGGCCGAGGCCCAGGACACCGACCTGCACGCGTTGCTGCCGGAGTCGCCGCGCCGCGCCTATGACGTGCACCCGATCGTGACGGCGCTGCTCGACGACGACGTGCCGTTCGACGAGTTCCAGGCCAAGTGGGCGCCGTCGATGGTGGTCGGGCTGGGCCGGCTGTCGGGCCGCACGGTCGGTGTGCTGGCCAACAACCCGCTGCGGCTGGGCGGCTGCCTGAACTCCGAAAGTGCCGAGAAGGCAGCGCGTTTCGTGCGGCTGTGCGACGCGTTCGGCATTCCGTTGGTGGTGATCGTCGACGTGCCTGGCTATCTGCCGGGCGTCGACCAGGAGTGGGGCGGTGTGGTGCGTCGCGGCGCCAAGCTGCTGCACGCGTTCGGCGAGGCGACCGTGCCGCGGGTCACCCTGGTGACCCGAAAGATCTACGGCGGGGCCTACATTGCGATGAACTCGCGGTCGTTGGGCGCCACCAAGGTGTTCGCATGGCCGGACGCCGAGGTCGCGGTGATGGGCGCCAAGGCGGCCGTCGGCATCCTGCACAAGAAGAAGCTGGCGGCCGCGCCGGAGCACGAGCGTGAAGCGCTGCACGACAAGCTGGCCGAGGAGCACGAGCGGATCGCCGGCGGCGTCGATTCTGCGATCGACATCGGCGTGGTCGACGAGAAGATCGACCCGGCGCACACCCGCAGCAAGCTGACCCAGGCGCTGGCCGAGGCGCCCGCACGCCGCGGCCGCCACAAGAACATCCCGCTGTAG
- a CDS encoding TetR/AcrR family transcriptional regulator, which translates to MTRSRRPARLDRSLDTAILDAALAGVAELGYDRLSMDDIASRAGVGKAAIYRRWPSKAVVVAEAIAHWRRRLGPVEPPDTGSLRGDIETLIAAMPELNETDSSTMQVVVGVATAAMHNPVLAAAMDDLVLSPPRHAIRTLLDRAVARGEIPAGRDLSLIPDVALGLNVLRVITGRPIDRVYVRRVLEDVILPLAGAPPQ; encoded by the coding sequence GTGACACGTAGCAGGCGTCCTGCGCGACTCGATCGGTCGCTTGACACGGCCATCCTCGACGCCGCGCTGGCTGGGGTGGCCGAACTCGGATACGACCGGCTGAGCATGGACGACATCGCGTCTCGCGCCGGCGTCGGCAAGGCTGCGATCTATCGCCGCTGGCCCTCGAAGGCCGTGGTGGTAGCCGAAGCGATCGCGCACTGGAGACGACGACTGGGGCCCGTCGAGCCGCCCGACACCGGCAGCCTGCGCGGCGACATCGAGACGCTGATTGCTGCCATGCCGGAGCTCAATGAAACTGATTCCAGTACAATGCAAGTCGTCGTCGGGGTGGCGACGGCCGCGATGCACAACCCGGTCCTGGCGGCTGCCATGGACGACCTTGTGCTGTCGCCGCCGCGGCATGCGATCCGGACGCTGCTCGACCGCGCGGTGGCCCGTGGCGAAATCCCGGCCGGCCGCGACCTGAGCCTGATCCCCGACGTGGCCCTGGGCCTCAATGTCCTGCGCGTGATCACAGGACGGCCGATCGACCGGGTCTATGTCCGGCGCGTGCTCGAAGACGTGATCCTGCCGCTCGCGGGCGCACCGCCGCAGTAA
- a CDS encoding SDR family oxidoreductase, with translation MSNLTGKSAVVAAGAKNLGGLISTTLAERGVNVAVHYNSASSEPDADKTVAAAQDAGAKAIKVQGDLTEPANVAALFDAAVDAFGGVDIAINTVGKVLRKPIIETTEAEYDSMFDINAKAAYFFLQQAGKRLNDGGSVITIVTALLAAFTDGYSTYAGAKSPVEHFTRAAAKEFAPRGISVNNVAPGPMDTPFFYPQETPERVEFHKSQAMGNRLTRIEDIAPLVVFLADEGHWVTGQTIFANGGYTTR, from the coding sequence ATGAGCAACCTGACAGGAAAATCCGCAGTGGTGGCCGCCGGAGCCAAGAATCTGGGCGGGCTGATCTCGACGACGTTGGCTGAGAGGGGTGTCAACGTCGCGGTGCACTACAACAGCGCATCGTCCGAGCCGGACGCCGACAAGACCGTGGCGGCCGCGCAAGATGCTGGCGCCAAGGCGATCAAGGTGCAGGGTGATCTCACCGAGCCGGCCAACGTGGCCGCATTGTTCGACGCGGCGGTGGACGCGTTCGGCGGTGTCGACATCGCGATCAACACCGTGGGGAAGGTGTTGCGCAAACCCATCATCGAGACCACCGAAGCCGAGTACGACTCGATGTTCGACATCAACGCCAAGGCGGCGTACTTCTTCTTGCAGCAGGCGGGCAAGCGGCTGAACGACGGCGGTTCGGTGATCACGATTGTGACTGCGCTGCTCGCGGCCTTCACCGACGGCTACTCCACCTACGCCGGCGCCAAGAGCCCGGTCGAGCACTTCACCCGCGCCGCGGCGAAAGAGTTTGCGCCGCGTGGTATTTCGGTGAACAACGTCGCGCCCGGGCCGATGGACACGCCGTTCTTCTACCCGCAGGAGACACCGGAGCGCGTCGAGTTCCACAAGTCGCAGGCGATGGGCAACCGGCTGACCCGCATCGAGGACATCGCCCCGCTGGTGGTGTTCCTGGCCGACGAGGGCCACTGGGTGACCGGCCAAACCATCTTCGCCAACGGCGGCTACACGACCCGGTAG
- the kasA gene encoding 3-oxoacyl-ACP synthase KasA yields MSQPSTANGGYPSVVVTAVTATTSIAPDIESTWKGLLAGESGIHVLEDEFVSKWDLPVKIGGHLKEPVDDHMGRLELRRMSYVQRMAKLLGGQLWETAGSPEVDPDRFAVVVGTGLGGAERIVESYDLMNEGGPRKVSPLAVQMIMPNGAAATVGLQLGARAGVMTPVSACSSGSEAIAHAWRQIVMGDADIAVCGGVEGGIEALPIAAFSMMRAMSTRNDDPEGASRPFDKDRDGFVFGEAGALMVIETEEHAKARGATPLARLMGAGITSDAFHMVAPAPDGLRAGRAMTRALELAGLSAKDIDHINAHATATPIGDTAEANAIRAAGCEHAAVYAPKGALGHSIGAVGALESVLTVLTLRDGVIPPTLNYHTPDPEIDLDVVAGEPRDGEYKYAINNSFGFGGHNVALAFGRY; encoded by the coding sequence GTGAGTCAACCTTCCACTGCTAACGGCGGTTACCCCAGTGTTGTGGTGACCGCCGTCACGGCGACGACATCCATCGCGCCGGACATCGAGAGCACGTGGAAGGGTTTGTTGGCCGGCGAGAGCGGCATCCACGTCCTCGAGGACGAGTTCGTCTCCAAGTGGGATCTGCCGGTCAAGATCGGCGGACACCTCAAGGAGCCCGTCGACGACCACATGGGCCGGCTGGAGTTGCGACGCATGTCGTATGTCCAGCGGATGGCCAAGCTGCTCGGCGGCCAGCTGTGGGAGACCGCAGGCAGCCCCGAGGTCGACCCCGACCGGTTCGCCGTCGTGGTGGGCACCGGGCTGGGCGGCGCCGAGCGGATCGTCGAAAGCTACGACCTGATGAACGAGGGCGGCCCCCGCAAGGTGTCGCCGCTGGCCGTGCAGATGATCATGCCCAACGGCGCCGCGGCGACCGTGGGTCTGCAGCTGGGCGCCCGCGCCGGGGTGATGACCCCGGTGTCGGCGTGTTCGTCGGGTTCGGAGGCAATCGCGCACGCGTGGCGGCAGATCGTCATGGGTGACGCGGACATCGCCGTGTGCGGCGGTGTCGAGGGCGGCATCGAGGCGCTGCCGATCGCGGCGTTCTCGATGATGCGGGCCATGTCGACGCGCAACGACGATCCCGAAGGGGCGTCGCGCCCGTTCGACAAGGACCGCGACGGTTTCGTGTTCGGCGAGGCCGGCGCGCTCATGGTCATCGAGACCGAGGAGCACGCCAAGGCCCGCGGCGCCACGCCGCTGGCCCGCTTGATGGGTGCCGGCATCACGTCGGATGCCTTCCACATGGTGGCGCCGGCTCCGGACGGTCTGCGTGCCGGTAGGGCGATGACGCGCGCGCTGGAGTTGGCGGGCTTGTCGGCCAAGGACATTGACCACATCAACGCGCACGCCACGGCCACGCCGATCGGTGACACCGCCGAGGCCAACGCCATTCGGGCCGCGGGGTGTGAGCACGCCGCGGTGTACGCGCCGAAGGGAGCGCTGGGCCACTCGATCGGAGCGGTCGGCGCGTTGGAGTCGGTGTTGACCGTGCTGACGCTGCGCGACGGCGTCATCCCGCCCACGCTGAACTACCACACCCCGGATCCGGAGATCGATCTCGACGTGGTGGCCGGCGAACCCCGTGATGGCGAGTACAAGTACGCCATCAACAACTCGTTCGGGTTCGGCGGGCACAATGTCGCGCTCGCCTTCGGGCGGTACTGA
- the kasB gene encoding 3-oxoacyl-ACP synthase KasB, whose protein sequence is MASLATGKGFPNVVVTGIAMTTALATDAETTWKLLLDGQSGIRTLDDPFVEEYNLPVRIGGHLVEEFDSQLNRIENRRMGYLQKMATVLGRRVWDNAGAPEVDTNRLAVSIGTGMGSTEELVFSYDDMRVRGMKAVSPLAVQMYMPNGASAAVGLERHAKAGVMTPVSACASGSEGIARAWQQIVLGEADIAICGGVETKIEAVPIAGFAQMRIVMSTNNDDPPGACRPFDKDRDGFVFGEAGALLVIETEEHAKARGANILARLMGASITSDGFHMVAPDPNGERAGHAMTRAIQLADLTPADITHVNAHATGTSVGDLAEGKAINNALGPGGGNAAVYAPKSALGHSVGAVGAVESILTVLALRDQIIPPTLNLVNLDPEIDLDVVAGKPRTGDYQYAINNSFGFGGHNVALAFGRY, encoded by the coding sequence ATGGCATCGTTGGCCACGGGGAAAGGCTTCCCCAATGTCGTCGTCACTGGCATTGCCATGACGACTGCCCTTGCAACCGATGCGGAGACCACCTGGAAGCTGCTGCTTGACGGGCAAAGCGGGATTCGCACACTCGACGACCCGTTCGTCGAGGAGTACAACCTGCCGGTTCGGATCGGCGGACACCTCGTCGAGGAGTTCGACAGCCAGCTGAACCGTATCGAGAACCGCCGGATGGGCTACCTGCAGAAGATGGCCACGGTGCTGGGTCGTCGGGTGTGGGACAACGCCGGGGCGCCCGAGGTCGACACCAACCGGTTGGCGGTATCGATCGGCACCGGGATGGGTTCGACGGAGGAGCTGGTCTTCAGCTACGACGACATGCGGGTGCGCGGCATGAAGGCGGTCTCGCCGCTGGCCGTGCAGATGTACATGCCCAACGGCGCATCCGCGGCTGTCGGGCTGGAGCGGCACGCCAAGGCCGGAGTGATGACCCCGGTGTCGGCCTGCGCCTCAGGGTCGGAGGGCATCGCCCGCGCCTGGCAGCAGATCGTGCTGGGCGAGGCCGACATCGCGATCTGCGGTGGCGTCGAGACCAAGATCGAGGCGGTGCCCATCGCCGGGTTCGCTCAGATGCGCATCGTGATGTCGACCAACAACGACGACCCGCCGGGTGCCTGCCGCCCGTTCGACAAGGACCGCGACGGCTTCGTGTTCGGTGAGGCCGGCGCGCTGCTGGTCATCGAGACCGAGGAGCACGCCAAGGCCCGGGGCGCCAACATCCTGGCTCGGCTGATGGGCGCCAGCATCACCTCCGACGGCTTCCACATGGTCGCCCCGGACCCCAACGGCGAGCGCGCCGGGCACGCGATGACGCGGGCGATCCAGCTGGCCGACCTCACGCCGGCCGACATCACCCACGTCAACGCTCATGCCACCGGCACCTCGGTCGGCGACCTGGCCGAGGGCAAGGCGATCAACAATGCGCTCGGCCCGGGTGGCGGGAACGCCGCGGTGTACGCGCCCAAGTCGGCGCTGGGCCACTCGGTCGGCGCGGTCGGCGCGGTGGAGTCGATCCTGACCGTGCTCGCGCTGCGGGACCAGATCATTCCGCCGACACTGAATCTGGTGAACCTCGACCCCGAGATCGACCTGGACGTGGTCGCGGGCAAGCCGCGAACCGGTGACTACCAGTACGCGATCAACAACTCGTTCGGATTCGGTGGACACAACGTAGCCCTGGCATTTGGCCGGTACTGA